The following proteins come from a genomic window of Lachnoclostridium phytofermentans ISDg:
- a CDS encoding phosphoribosylformylglycinamidine synthase subunit PurQ → MGSVKRVYVEKKVPYAVRAKELKEELRSYLGLKTLTNVRVLIRYDIENVSDETYQKALGIVFSEPPVDDLYEEKFPFASGDRVFSVEYLPGQFDQRADSAEQCVKLLNEKEEPVIHCATTYVLDGTLGEEDFVRIKQYCINPVDSRETDEVKPETLMTEFETPEDISYLIGFQSMGETKLLLLYESLNLAMTYADFKHIQNYFKVEEKRDPSITEIRVLDTYWSDHCRHTTFLTELTKVDFEEGYYKEPIKAAYEDYKANREILYKDRDDKYISLMDIALLAMKKLKADGKLEDMEVSDEINACSIVVPVEIDGVTEEWLVFFKNETHNHPTEIEPFGGAATCLGGAIRDPLSGRGYVYQAMRVTGAADPTVSLKDTLQGKLPQRKIVTGAAKGYSSYGNQIGLATGLVDEIYHPNYVAKRMEIGAVMGAAPRKNVIRENSEPGDIIILMGGRTGRDGCGGATGSSKVHTTESIQTCGAEVQKGNAPTERKLQRLFRREEVSKLIKKCNDFGAGGVSVAIGELADGLRIDLDKVPKKYAGLDGTELAISESQERMAIVVDKNDVEQMLAYANEENLEAVEVAVVTEEPRLVLNWRGKVIVDISRKFLDTNGAHQEATAVVTIPKAEENYFKAGAFYPAAKTVKLHGEVSETSSEETSKGQTLCEEMGKKVDNSIKEQWLSMLSDLNICSKKGLVEMFDSSIGAATVTMPYGGKFQLTPVQTMVAKLPVLRGACDTVTMMSYGYDPYLSSWSPFHGAVYAVISSVAKIVAAGGDHKKIRFTFQEYFRRLGNDARRWGEPLTALLGAYDAQMKLGLPSIGGKDSMSGTFNDIDVPPTLVSFAVDVAKANEVVTSELKNASNRLVRFSIEKDSYDLPEYEKLQHLYQAITKLIHEKVIVSAYALGAKGIAESVSKMAFGNQLGVDFDPNLTDSDLFAPAYGDIVAEVSESDFVKLDALNVSYQMVGTVTDTRIFNYKDISITMEEALSAWSNTLEKVFPTRSNMEEEVETEKVPCYLFDAKTIYIAKNKVAKPKVFIPVFPGTNCEYDSLRAFERAGAEVKTVVFKNLDERSIIESVDAFEKAIKEAQILMFPGGFSAGDEPDGSGKFIATAFRNVRISDAVNDLLKIKDGLVLGICNGFQALIKLGLVPNGEIMPQTVDSPTLTMNNIGRHISKTVYTKVVSNQSPWLRKAELGGVYSIPASHGEGRFVANEEWLKKLAANGQIATQYVDMNGNPTMDENYNPNGSYYAIEGITSPDGRVLGKMAHSERRGDGVALNIFGNQNQYIFESGVSYFK, encoded by the coding sequence GTGGGAAGTGTCAAAAGAGTATATGTAGAGAAAAAAGTACCTTATGCAGTACGTGCTAAAGAGCTAAAAGAAGAGCTTAGAAGTTATTTAGGGCTTAAGACACTTACAAATGTGCGTGTTTTAATCCGTTATGATATAGAGAATGTAAGTGATGAAACCTATCAAAAAGCACTCGGTATCGTGTTTTCAGAGCCACCAGTAGATGATTTATATGAGGAAAAGTTTCCATTCGCATCAGGGGATAGAGTATTTTCCGTGGAATATCTCCCTGGACAATTTGACCAGCGTGCAGATTCTGCGGAGCAGTGTGTAAAGCTCTTAAATGAAAAAGAAGAGCCAGTCATTCATTGTGCAACAACTTATGTATTAGATGGTACGTTAGGGGAAGAAGATTTTGTTCGTATCAAACAATATTGTATTAACCCTGTGGATTCTAGGGAGACAGATGAGGTAAAACCAGAAACTTTAATGACAGAGTTTGAAACACCTGAGGATATATCCTATTTAATTGGTTTTCAAAGTATGGGGGAGACGAAGCTTCTTTTATTATATGAATCTTTAAATTTAGCAATGACTTATGCTGATTTTAAACATATACAAAATTATTTTAAAGTGGAAGAAAAGAGAGACCCTTCGATTACGGAAATTCGTGTTCTAGACACTTACTGGTCCGATCATTGCCGCCACACCACTTTCTTAACGGAGTTAACTAAGGTAGATTTTGAAGAAGGTTATTATAAGGAGCCAATTAAGGCTGCATATGAAGATTATAAAGCGAATAGAGAGATCCTTTATAAAGATAGAGATGATAAGTACATTTCGTTAATGGACATTGCATTACTTGCGATGAAGAAACTAAAGGCAGACGGGAAGCTTGAGGATATGGAAGTTTCCGATGAAATCAACGCCTGTTCTATCGTAGTTCCGGTTGAAATTGATGGTGTGACAGAAGAGTGGTTGGTATTTTTTAAGAACGAGACTCATAACCATCCAACCGAAATTGAACCATTTGGTGGAGCAGCAACTTGTCTTGGAGGAGCAATTCGTGATCCATTATCCGGACGTGGTTATGTTTATCAAGCAATGAGAGTAACTGGAGCAGCTGACCCGACGGTATCCTTAAAAGATACCTTACAAGGTAAACTTCCACAAAGAAAGATTGTAACAGGAGCTGCGAAAGGTTATAGCTCTTATGGAAATCAAATCGGTCTTGCGACTGGATTAGTAGATGAAATCTATCATCCAAATTACGTTGCAAAACGAATGGAGATTGGTGCTGTTATGGGTGCTGCACCAAGAAAAAATGTGATTCGAGAAAATTCCGAGCCAGGTGATATCATTATTTTAATGGGTGGTCGTACTGGTCGTGATGGCTGTGGTGGTGCTACGGGTTCCTCTAAAGTACACACAACAGAATCCATTCAGACTTGTGGTGCAGAGGTACAGAAAGGTAACGCACCTACCGAGCGTAAATTACAGAGACTTTTCCGCCGCGAGGAAGTATCTAAATTAATTAAGAAATGTAATGACTTTGGAGCAGGTGGTGTGTCTGTTGCTATTGGAGAATTAGCAGATGGTCTTCGTATTGATTTAGATAAGGTTCCTAAAAAGTATGCTGGTTTAGATGGTACAGAACTTGCGATTTCTGAATCTCAGGAGCGTATGGCCATTGTTGTAGATAAAAATGACGTAGAGCAGATGCTTGCATATGCAAATGAGGAGAATCTGGAGGCTGTAGAAGTAGCAGTGGTTACGGAAGAGCCTAGATTAGTACTTAACTGGCGTGGAAAAGTAATTGTTGATATCTCAAGAAAATTCTTAGATACCAATGGGGCACATCAGGAGGCAACTGCAGTAGTAACAATACCAAAGGCAGAGGAGAACTATTTTAAAGCGGGTGCATTCTATCCTGCTGCTAAGACTGTAAAGTTACATGGTGAAGTGTCTGAAACTTCTTCGGAAGAAACTTCTAAGGGGCAAACTCTTTGTGAGGAAATGGGTAAAAAGGTTGATAACTCTATCAAAGAACAGTGGTTATCAATGCTTTCTGACTTAAACATCTGTTCCAAAAAAGGATTAGTAGAGATGTTTGATAGCTCCATCGGTGCAGCTACGGTAACGATGCCATATGGTGGGAAATTTCAGTTAACACCTGTTCAGACAATGGTAGCAAAACTACCAGTTCTTCGTGGTGCATGTGACACCGTAACGATGATGAGCTATGGATATGATCCTTACTTAAGCAGCTGGAGCCCTTTCCATGGTGCGGTATATGCAGTAATTTCTTCTGTTGCTAAAATTGTGGCAGCAGGCGGTGATCATAAAAAGATCCGATTTACCTTCCAGGAGTATTTTAGAAGGCTTGGTAATGATGCACGTCGATGGGGTGAACCATTAACTGCATTGCTTGGAGCTTATGATGCTCAAATGAAGCTGGGACTTCCATCGATTGGCGGTAAGGATAGTATGTCAGGGACTTTCAATGACATTGATGTACCACCTACCTTAGTATCCTTTGCGGTTGATGTAGCGAAAGCAAATGAGGTAGTTACCTCTGAATTAAAAAATGCTAGTAATCGTTTGGTACGTTTCTCTATAGAGAAGGATTCCTATGATTTACCTGAATATGAAAAGCTACAACATCTATATCAAGCGATTACGAAATTAATTCATGAGAAGGTTATCGTATCGGCATATGCTTTAGGTGCTAAGGGTATTGCGGAAAGTGTTTCTAAGATGGCATTTGGTAATCAGTTAGGAGTTGATTTTGACCCTAATCTTACAGATTCAGATTTATTCGCACCTGCCTACGGAGATATCGTAGCGGAAGTAAGTGAATCAGATTTCGTAAAATTAGATGCCCTAAATGTTTCATACCAGATGGTAGGTACCGTTACAGATACACGCATTTTTAATTATAAAGATATATCTATTACAATGGAAGAAGCATTATCTGCATGGTCAAACACGTTAGAAAAGGTATTCCCAACTCGTTCTAATATGGAAGAAGAAGTAGAGACAGAAAAGGTTCCATGCTACCTTTTTGATGCAAAGACAATTTATATAGCAAAGAATAAGGTAGCAAAGCCAAAAGTTTTTATTCCGGTCTTCCCAGGAACAAACTGTGAATATGATAGCTTACGAGCCTTTGAACGAGCTGGTGCAGAGGTTAAGACTGTAGTATTCAAGAATTTGGATGAGAGAAGTATTATAGAGTCTGTGGACGCATTTGAGAAAGCAATCAAGGAAGCGCAAATCTTAATGTTCCCTGGTGGATTCTCCGCTGGTGATGAGCCAGATGGTTCTGGAAAGTTTATTGCTACAGCTTTTCGTAATGTTCGTATCAGTGATGCAGTGAATGACCTTTTAAAAATAAAAGACGGTTTAGTACTTGGTATCTGCAATGGTTTCCAAGCTTTGATTAAACTTGGGTTAGTTCCAAATGGAGAGATTATGCCACAGACAGTAGATTCGCCAACCTTAACGATGAATAATATTGGACGTCATATTTCAAAAACGGTGTATACGAAAGTGGTATCGAATCAATCTCCTTGGTTAAGGAAGGCAGAACTTGGCGGAGTTTACTCCATTCCAGCTTCTCATGGAGAAGGACGCTTTGTTGCAAATGAAGAGTGGCTTAAGAAACTTGCAGCAAATGGACAGATTGCTACTCAATATGTTGATATGAATGGAAATCCAACCATGGATGAAAATTATAATCCAAATGGTTCCTATTACGCAATTGAGGGTATCACAAGTCCAGATGGTCGTGTTCTTGGTAAGATGGCACACTCCGAACGTCGTGGAGATGGAGTAGCTTTAAACATCTTTGGAAATCAGAATCAGTATATTTTTGAATCCGGTGTATCTTATTTTAAATAG
- a CDS encoding M14 family metallopeptidase, with amino-acid sequence MFQEIIHTVKSPYRDDMHIVGFRFGKGEKAACIVGPTRGNEIQQLYICSQLIKELTRLEKIGAIVNNNEILVIPTLNQSSINIEKRFWAMDKSDINRLFPGDDSGETTERIAGGVFKAVEGYNFGIQFASFHTPGEFIPHVRMMETGHESTSLANLFGLPYVLTKKPHPFDTGTLNYCWQVNGTNAFSVYTPATSSIDETSARQAVSSVLRFLTRMGIIKYNCHSGYIASIVEEETLMPIKTDVSGIYRPLRKPGEEVKFGDVLAEVVDPIEGEVISQIIAPSDGIIFFAHSKPLVIQNCIVYKLIRRLHE; translated from the coding sequence ATGTTTCAAGAAATAATTCATACGGTAAAAAGTCCTTATCGTGATGATATGCATATTGTTGGTTTTCGCTTTGGAAAGGGAGAAAAAGCAGCATGTATTGTGGGACCAACTAGGGGAAATGAAATACAACAGTTATATATCTGCTCTCAGTTGATTAAGGAATTAACTAGGCTTGAAAAAATTGGAGCAATTGTAAATAACAATGAAATCCTGGTAATACCAACATTGAATCAATCTAGTATTAACATAGAGAAACGTTTTTGGGCGATGGATAAGTCTGATATAAACCGTTTGTTTCCAGGAGATGATAGTGGTGAGACAACAGAGCGTATCGCCGGTGGAGTATTTAAGGCAGTGGAAGGTTATAATTTTGGTATCCAATTCGCAAGTTTTCATACTCCAGGAGAATTTATTCCTCATGTCAGAATGATGGAAACAGGGCATGAAAGCACTAGCCTCGCGAATCTATTTGGGCTACCATATGTACTCACAAAAAAACCACATCCATTTGATACAGGAACTTTAAATTATTGCTGGCAAGTGAATGGAACGAATGCATTTTCTGTATATACTCCAGCAACCAGCAGTATTGATGAAACATCAGCAAGACAGGCGGTATCTTCGGTTCTTAGATTTCTAACACGTATGGGAATCATCAAGTACAACTGTCATAGCGGTTATATAGCAAGTATTGTGGAAGAAGAAACTTTAATGCCAATTAAAACAGATGTTTCAGGAATATATCGCCCTCTTAGAAAACCAGGAGAAGAAGTGAAATTTGGTGATGTCTTAGCAGAAGTTGTTGACCCGATCGAAGGGGAAGTAATCTCACAAATCATAGCACCAAGCGATGGTATTATCTTCTTTGCTCATAGTAAACCTTTGGTGATACAAAATTGTATTGTATATAAACTGATACGAAGATTACACGAATAA
- a CDS encoding phospho-N-acetylmuramoyl-pentapeptide-transferase: protein MLYSIFNNLSGKSITFVGLLLAFLITCILLKVLQNILPRDGGRAHAVNGGLSQGKPRGAGIVFILVFVVATLLFVPISRELIIYLLMIIAAMMSGYLDDSSKAPWGEYKKGFIDLVIALVCAVTYVNFNGSTLTILTTGTSFELNPVIYVLLAMLLIWVSINVTNCTDGVDGLSGSIGIATILTFYLVFVSVIDNQDYALISLLMIACILGYLWFNASPSKLLMGDAGSRAIGLFIAVIALKTGSPLLFIPAAIVFIIDGGLGLVKVALLRFFKIKILVNTRTPIHDHVRKKLGWSDPQTVFRFITIQVMVSFIVLYLLL, encoded by the coding sequence ATGCTTTACTCAATTTTTAATAACTTGTCAGGCAAAAGTATTACTTTTGTAGGGTTATTGCTAGCTTTCTTGATAACATGTATCTTACTAAAGGTACTACAGAACATTCTACCAAGGGACGGTGGAAGAGCTCATGCGGTAAATGGTGGGCTGTCTCAAGGAAAGCCTCGCGGTGCAGGAATTGTTTTTATCCTAGTATTCGTTGTAGCTACATTGTTATTCGTTCCAATCTCCAGAGAACTAATTATTTATCTACTTATGATTATTGCTGCTATGATGAGCGGTTACTTAGACGATAGCTCAAAAGCACCTTGGGGCGAATATAAAAAAGGATTTATCGATTTAGTTATTGCTCTTGTGTGCGCCGTTACTTATGTGAATTTTAATGGCAGTACCTTAACAATTCTAACCACTGGTACTTCATTTGAACTTAATCCTGTCATCTATGTATTACTTGCAATGTTGTTAATTTGGGTTTCTATTAATGTAACCAATTGTACCGACGGAGTAGACGGGCTTAGTGGCAGCATCGGCATTGCTACGATACTTACCTTCTACCTTGTGTTTGTTTCAGTTATAGACAACCAAGATTATGCTTTAATTTCTCTACTTATGATTGCTTGTATTCTTGGTTACCTATGGTTTAATGCTTCTCCAAGTAAATTGTTAATGGGAGACGCTGGTTCCAGAGCAATCGGATTATTTATCGCAGTAATTGCTCTTAAAACAGGTAGTCCATTACTTTTTATCCCTGCTGCTATAGTTTTTATCATCGACGGAGGGCTTGGTTTGGTGAAGGTTGCTCTTCTTCGTTTCTTTAAGATTAAGATTTTAGTAAATACCAGAACACCAATCCATGATCATGTTAGAAAAAAACTAGGTTGGTCTGATCCACAGACCGTATTCCGTTTTATTACTATACAGGTTATGGTATCCTTTATCGTCCTTTATCTGTTGTTATAG
- a CDS encoding LysR family transcriptional regulator, giving the protein MDINYELYKVFYYVAKTLSFSEAAAELFISQSAVSQSVKVLEKRLNQVLFIRSTKRVSLTKEGEMLFKHIEPAINLISRGENQLLNSTPAGGMQLRIAASDTICRYFLVPYLNNFHKSYPEVHIRIINGTSLKCAELLETNQVDLIVVNSPNSALNNNLNIQDVTTFRDVFVAKPDAFPLADHKLTLTELQKLPILMLTKLSTTSAFLHNLFLQQSLDLVPAIELSSNDLLIDLAKIGLGIAFVPDFCINNVSSPELITLETADEMPERKLVVAYDDSLPLSEPAQFFIQSMVDKL; this is encoded by the coding sequence TTGGATATTAATTACGAGTTATATAAAGTATTCTATTATGTTGCAAAAACTCTAAGTTTTAGCGAAGCTGCTGCTGAATTATTCATCTCTCAATCTGCAGTTAGCCAATCCGTAAAAGTATTAGAAAAACGACTGAATCAGGTACTATTTATTCGTAGTACTAAAAGAGTAAGTCTTACCAAAGAAGGTGAGATGCTGTTTAAGCATATAGAACCAGCTATTAATTTAATCAGCAGAGGTGAGAATCAACTCCTAAACTCTACCCCAGCAGGTGGTATGCAATTACGAATTGCCGCAAGTGATACGATTTGTAGATATTTCTTAGTACCATATCTAAATAATTTTCACAAATCCTATCCTGAGGTACATATCCGTATTATTAATGGTACCTCACTTAAATGTGCAGAGTTGCTTGAGACAAATCAAGTGGATTTAATAGTTGTCAATTCACCTAACTCTGCATTAAACAATAACTTAAATATTCAAGATGTTACTACCTTTCGAGATGTCTTTGTTGCAAAACCAGACGCCTTTCCACTTGCCGATCATAAGCTTACGTTAACAGAGCTTCAGAAGTTACCTATCCTTATGCTTACGAAGCTATCTACAACAAGCGCCTTCCTTCATAATTTGTTCTTACAACAATCTTTGGATTTGGTGCCTGCTATAGAACTTAGCAGTAATGATTTATTGATTGATTTAGCTAAAATTGGTCTCGGCATCGCATTTGTACCGGATTTTTGTATCAATAATGTTAGCTCCCCAGAGCTTATTACGTTAGAAACAGCTGATGAAATGCCAGAGCGAAAATTAGTTGTAGCCTACGATGATAGCCTGCCACTCTCTGAGCCTGCACAATTTTTTATTCAGTCAATGGTAGACAAGTTATAG